A region from the Panicum hallii strain FIL2 chromosome 1, PHallii_v3.1, whole genome shotgun sequence genome encodes:
- the LOC112887135 gene encoding protein PHOTOPERIOD-INDEPENDENT EARLY FLOWERING 1 isoform X5, whose amino-acid sequence MASKGPRSKLDHETRARRQKALEHPREPRRPKVHWDHVLAEMVWLAKEFDSERKWKFSMAKKIAQRANKSIVDQATKGERKQKEEEHRMRKVAVNISKDVKKFWIKIEKLVVYKHQLELEERKKKALDKQLDFLLGQTERYSTMLAENLVDMPYPQKLENGTLQTNQSSHPEEVAEENVNAAITDDPDNMEVDDDYESSLDEEPEDDEHTIDEDEAHITEAERNEELAALQAEGDLPLDDILKMYTETKDSLNQANGYDHEESYDDGNSSSDDGNSSSDDGNSSEEDDDDQSYADFVKKNHGKSNGNISSIDEQEDEDYVASDEDEGKDDEATLSEEEELAKKEVPDHLDEIKLLQKESEIPLEELAMYQKDGYADHETTELENSPCLVEETNTDMSLDNQSANILEVNSDTFVDHLSMDVLKTEHNVSANSLQSEIAPEPCAQQNFVEENNLTDVNMVNEDESDDVIADAAAAARSAQPTGNTFMTTKVRTKFPFLLKHSLREYQHIGLDWLVAMYEKRLNGILADEMGLGKTIMTISLLAHLACEKGIWGPHLIVVPTSVMLNWETEFLKWCPAFKILTYFGSAKERKQKRQGWMKPNYFHVCITTYRLVIQDSKVFKRKKWKYLILDEAHLIKNWKSQRWQTLLNFNSKRRILLTGTPLQNDLMELWSLMHFLMPHVFQSHQEFKDWFCNPISGMVEGQDKVNKEVIDRLHNVLRPFILRRLKRDVEKQLPKKHEHVIYCRLSRRQRNLYEDFIASSETQATLASGNYFGMISIIMQLRKVCNHPDLFEGRPIISSFDMPGINMHLSYSVCMLLDKTPFSQVDLSEMNFLFTQNEFSMSSWESDEVVAAFPPGITSRDSDLDVSCSNKDHQGSNVMNIFEDIQKALQEERIKESRERAASIAWWNRVRCQKRPVYGTNMREVLTVKHPVSDILEKRNNPLCHMDYSSSLADLVLPSVGRFQKMLDIVESFTFAIPAARAPPPVCWCSKGKSPVFIDPVYREKCMNEFSPILSPIRSAIVRRQVYFPDRRLIQFDCGKLQELAILLRRLKSEGHRALIFTQMTKMLDVLEEFINLYGYTYLRLDGSTPPEERQTLMQRFNTNPKFFLFILSTRSGGVGINLVGADTVIFYDSDWNPAMDQQAQDRCHRIGQTREVHIYRLISESTIEENILKKANQKRALDDLVIQRGSYNTEFFKKLDPMEFFSGHTLRVEDQQKDCSASAGSSNDLDVALSNADVEAAIRQAEDEADYMALKKLEQEEAVDNQEFSEEVAGRPEDDELVNEEDVKPDEQINEEHRYNSSDVEKEKNVALPINQLNKEKALTLAVGDEDTDMLADVKQMAAAAAAAGQASSSFENQLRPIDRYAMRFMELWDPVIDKAAINHQVNVEEEEWELDRIEKLKEDLEAEIDEDQEPLSYESWDLDFATTAYRQHVEALTQKQLLEEQERQAREAAKELEEMNDNMSSHRRKSKKNKKKTGKFKSLKRGRLSSESEVILEETSIDTMSIDDNAPSPELISDDSPRHYSNKRKKIMSATEEENASSRSLKKFKKFTKSSCISEALSPRHLREELNDSDPKSSSRTKSDGRISIPCMPVKRVILIKPERLKKKGLWSRDCTSDSWTSEEDAVLCGTVHEYGPLWELASDFLHSLPGGAFYRGRYRHPVHCCERYRELFCKHAMPAADNSNNEKVPSGTGKAILRVSEDQAQMLVNVTSELPNNELLLQKHFMAVLSSVWRSKCWRDPRRVTSTYSSALHMFSPAKKPGGSSENWPMVNFRPGANLVRTALADAQAQSTRMAIPPPMRNQEYHRNYLELELDFLTDQHRYNEDFPSVVNVSILEPEPVKQAAEPVEQSLLSGLSCRQAENRFRIASEACYEGEGSHWASSAFHINDATRHKSGPKTIGKHKAASECGRPPKSKIQKITESHQEVPIASSHFHRMPGQLLPDAADFNISESLSDFGISDSEFNYSEDLWQEVDYLEFLPDQDDSVLLPGIEELEPLSDFTDIG is encoded by the exons ATGGCATCGAAAGGTCCCCGGTCAAAGCTAGACCATGAGACAAGAGCTAGGCGTCAGAAG GCTCTTGAACACCCAAGGGAGCCTCGACGGCCAAAAGTTCACTGGGACCATGTTCTTGCTGAGATGGTGTGGCTGGCAAAG GAGTTTGATTCTGAAAGAAAATGGAAGTTTTCTATGGCAAAAAAGATTGCTCAAAGAGCCAACAAGAGCATAGTTGACCAAGCAACAAAGGGGGAGCGAAAACAGAAG GAGGAGGAACATAGAATGAGAAAAGTCGCCGTTAATATTTCTAAGGATGTGAAGAAGTTCTGGATAAAAATAGAAAAGCTG GTTGTCTATAAGCATCAACTGGAGCTTgaggagaggaagaaaaagGCCCTTGATAAACAGCTTGATTTCCTTTTAGGTCAAACTGAAAG GTATTCGACAATGTTGGCGGAAAACCTTGTGGACATGCCCTATCCCCAGAAACTGGAAAACGGAACTTTGCAGACAAATCAATCATCTCATCCTGAGGAAGTAGCAGAAGAGAATGTAAATGCAGCAATAACTGATGATCCTG ATAATATGGAAGTGGACGATGATTATGAGAGCTCCTTGGATGAAGAGCCT GAAGATGATGAGCACACAATTGATGAGGATGAAGCTCATATTACCGAAGCTGAGCGCAATGAAGAATTAGCTGCTTTACAGGCAGAAGGAGACCTACCACTGGATGATATTCTCAAGATGTATACAGAAACCAAAG ATTCTTTGAACCAGGCTAATGGCTACGATCATGAAGAATCATATGACGATGGCAACTCGTCAAGTGACGATGGCAACTCTTCAAGTGACGATGGCAATTCTtctgaggaagacgacgacgaccaaTCTTATGCTGATTTTGTTAAGAAGAATCAT GGAAAAAGTAATGGCAATATCTCTTCTATCGATGAGCAG GAGGATGAAGACTATGTTGCTTCTGATGAAGATGAAGGAAAG GATGATGAAGCAACTTTGTctgaggaggaggagctggcaaaGAAAGAAGTTCCTGATCATCTAGACGAG ATTAAGTTATTGCAAAAGGAGAGTGAGATACCACTAGAAGAACTTGCGATGTACCAGAAG GATGGCTATGCAGATCATGAAACAACGGAGTTGGAGAATTCACCCTGTCTTGTTGAAGAGACTAATACTGATATGTCTTTGGATAACCAATCTGCGAACATTTTAGAAGTGAACAGTGATACATTTGTGGATCACCTATCCATGGATGTGCTGAAAACTGAACATAATGTGAGTGCTAATTCTCTGCAATCAGAAATAGCACCAGAGCCTTGTGCACAACAAAATTTTGTGGAAGAGAACAATCTCACTGATGTTAACATGGTTAATGAAGATGAAAGTGATGATGTAATTGCTGACGCTGCAGCTGCTGCCAGATCAGCACAACCAACTGGTAACACCTTCATGACAACCAAAGTGCGCACAAAATTCCCATTCCTTCTTAAGCACTCGCTTCGAGAATACCAGCATATAGGGTTGGATTGGTTGGTTGCTATGTATGAGAAGAGGCTTAATGGAATTCTAGCAGATGAAATGGGTTTAGGCAAGACAATCATGACTATCTCCTTGCTTGCACACCTTGCGTGTGAGAAGGGAATATGGGGTCCTCATCTTATTGTTGTACCGACTAGTGTTATGCTAAATTGGGAGACAGAATTTCTCAAGTGGTGTCCTGCTTTTAAAATATTGACTTACTTCGGAAGTGCAAAGGAGAGAAAGCAAAAGCGTCAGGGCTGGATGAAACCAAATTACTTCCACGTTTGCATCACAACATACAGGCTTGTCATCCAGGACTCTAAAGTGTTTAAGCGAAAAAAGTGGAAATATCTTATTCTTGATGAGGCTCATCTGATAAAGAACTGGAAATCACAGCGATGGCAGACTTTACTTAATTTTAATTCGAAGCGACGCATTCTTTTGACTGGAACGCCATTGCAAAATGACCTTATGGAACTTTGGTCCCTGATGCATTTTCTGATGCCTCATGTATTTCAGTCTCATCAGGAGTTCAAAGATTGGTTCTGCAATCCAATTTCAGGTATGGTGGAGGGCCAAGATAAAGTAAATAAAGAAGTTATAGATCGATTGCACAATGTCCTTCGTCCATTTATACTGCGGCGTCTGAAAAGAGATGTTGAGAAACAGTTACCTAAGAAGCATGAGCATGTCATATATTGCCGACTTTCAAGAAGGCAAAGGAACTTGTATGAAGATTTTATTGCTAGCTCAGAGACACAAGCAACACTAGCAAGTGGGAATTATTTTGGCATGATAAGTATCATTATGCAACTTAGAAAGGTCTGTAACCATCCAGATCTTTTTGAAGGTCGCCCAATAATAAGCTCATTTGACATGCCTGGGATTAACATGCATCTGAGCTATTCAGTATGCATGCTCCTTGATAAGACTCCATTTTCTCAGGTTGACCTATCTGAAATGAATTTTCTGTTTACTCAAAATGAATTTAGCATGAGTTCCTGGGAATCTGACGAGGTGGTTGCTGCTTTTCCTCCGGGTATTACCTCCCGGGACTCTGATCTGGATGTTTCTTGCTCTAATAAGGATCATCAGGGAAGTAATGTAATGAATATTTTTGAAGATATTCAGAAAGCCCTACAGGAGGAGAGAATAAAGGAATCTAGAGAAAGGGCAGCTTCCATTGCATGGTGGAATAGGGTACGGTGTCAAAAGAGGCCTGTCTATGGCACAAACATGAGAGAAGTTTTGACTGTAAAGCATCCTGTATCTGATATTCTCGAGAAGAGGAACAACCCTTTGTGCCACATGGATTATTCATCGAGCCTTGCAGATCTTGTTCTTCCATCTGTGGGACGCTTTCAGAAAATGCTTGATATTGTTGAATCATTTACATTTGCCATTCCTGCTGCTCGAGCTCCTCCTCCTGTTTGCTGGTGCAGCAAAGGAAAGTCTCCTGTTTTTATTGATCCGGTGTACAGAGAAAAATGCATGAATGAGTTTTCCCCCATTCTGTCTCCTATAAGGTCTGCTATTGTTCGGCGTCAGGTTTACTTTCCTGATAGGCGTTTGATCCAGTTTGATTGTGGCAAGTTGCAGGAACTTGCTATTCTGCTGAGGCGTTTGAAGTCAGAAGGGCACAGGGCCTTGATATTTACTCAGATGACTAAGATGCTTGATGTCTTGGAAGAGTTCATAAATTTATATGGATATACATATTTACGTTTAGATGGTTCTACACCGCCAGAAGAAAGGCAGACCCTGATGCAGAGGTTCAACACAAATCCGAAGTTTTTCCTTTTTATTCTATCTACTCGTAGTGGTGGTGTGGGAATCAACCTAGTAGGTGCAGACACTGTCATATTCTATGACAGTGACTGGAACCCTGCAATGGACCAACAGGCACAGGACAGATGTCACAGGATTGGTCAGACTCGTGAAGTTCACATATATAGACTCATTAGTGAAAGTACTATAGAGGAGAACATTCTGAAGAAAGCGAATCAGAAACGAGCTCTTGATGATCTAGTGATACAGCGAGGTAGCTACAATACAGAGTTCTTCAAGAAGCTTGATCCTATGGAGTTTTTTTCCGGCCACACTCTTCGTGTGGAAGACCAGCAGAAGGACTGCTCTGCAAGTGCTGGATCTTCAAATGATTTGGATGTGGCGTTGTCAAATGCAGATGTTGAAGCGGCTATTAGACAAGCAGAAGATGAAGCTGACTATATGGCTCTTAAGAAGCTGGAGCAGGAAGAAGCCGTGGACAATCAGGAGTTCAGTGAGGAGGTTGCTGGTAGACCAGAGGATGATGAATTGGTAAATGAGGAGGATGTAAAACCCGACGAACAAATTAACGAAGAACACAGATATAACTCTTCGGATGTGGAGAAGGAGAAGAATGTTGCTTTGCCCATCAATCAATTAAACAAAGAAAAGGCTCTTACATTGGCTGTTGGTGATGAAGATACAGACATGCTTGCTGATGTGAAACAGATGGCTGCCGCCGCAGCTGCTGCAGGACAAGCAAGTTCGTCCTTTGAAAACCAGCTCCGGCCAATTGATAGATATGCAATGCGCTTTATGGAACTCTGGGATCCAGTAATTGACAAAGCTGCTATAAATCATCAAGTAAATGTTGAGGAGGAAGAATGGGAGCTCGATCGTATTGAAAAACTCAAAGAGGATTTAGAAGCAGAAATCGATGAAGATCAGGAACCACTTTCTTATGAAT CATGGGATCTTGATTTTGCTACAACAGCCTATCGCCAACATGTTGAGGCTTTAACTCAAAAGCAG TTGCTGGAAGAACAGGAAAGACAGGCTCGGGAAGCAGCAAAAGAATTGGAGGAGATGAATGATAATATGAG CAGTCACCGTAGAAAGTcaaaaaagaacaaaaagaaGACAGGCAAGTTCAAATCCTTGAAAAGAGGGCGTTTATCGTCTGAGTCAGAAGTCATACTGGAGGAAACCTCTATAGATACAATGAGCATTGATGACAATGCACCCTCACCTGAGCTTATAAGTGATGACTCGCCACGCCATTATTCTAACAAGCGTAAGAAGATTATGTCTGCTACTGAGGAAGAAAATGCTAGCAGCAGAAgtttgaagaagttcaagaaaTTCACTAAATCAAGTTGTATCTCAGAAGCCTTGTCACCTAGGCACTTGAGGGAAGAGCTTAATGATTCAGATCCAAAATCATCATCTAGAACTAAGAGTGATGGCAGAATCTCCATCCCTTGCATGCCAGTAAAACGTGTTATTTTAATAAAGCCTGAGAGACTAAAAAAGAAGGGATTATGGTCTCGCGATTGTACTTCAGACTCATGGACATCTGAGGAAGATGCAGTTCTTTGTGGAACTGTACATGAGTATGGTCCTCTTTGGGAACTGGCAAGTGATTTTCTTCATTCCTTACCAGGTGGGGCTTTTTATAGGGGAAGATATCGTCATCCTGTGCATTGCTGTGAGAGATACCGAGAACTATTCTGCAAACATGCAATGCCAGCAGCAGATAATTCTAACAATGAAAAGGTTCCTTCTGGGACTGGAAAGGCTATACTGAGAGTATCTGAG GATCAAGCTCAGATGTTGGTGAATGTGACCAGTGAACTTCCTAACAATGAATTGCTTCTCCAAAAACACTTCATGGCTGTACTTTCGTCTGTCTGGAGATCAAAATGTTGGCGTGATCCCCGCCGTGTTACGAGTACTTACTCTAGTGCACTACATATGTTTTCTCCTGCGAAAAAGCCTGGTGGATCAAGTGAGAACTGGCCCATGGTAAATTTTAGACCAGGCGCCAATCTAGTGAGGACAGCCCTTGCAGATGCTCAGGCTCAATCTACACGAATGGCGATTCCGCCACCGATGAGAAATCAGGAATACCACCGGAATTATTTAGAATTAGAGTTGGATTTCTTGACAGATCAACATCGTTATAATGAGGACTTCCCATCTGTAGTGAATGTGTCCATACTAGAACCAGAGCCAGTCAAACAGGCTGCGGAACCAGTGGAACAATCATTATTGTCTGGGCTTTCTTGTAGACAAGCTGAGAACCGATTCAG GATAGCATCAGAAGCTTGTTACGAAGGTGAAGGTTCTCattgggcatcatcagctttCCATATAAATGATGCCACCCGGCACAAATCTGGTCCAAAGACCATAGGAAAGCACAAAGCAGCATCAGAATGTGGAAGACCTCCCAAATCCAAAATCCAGAAGATTACTGAATCACATCAGGAAGTGCCAATTGCCTCGAGTCATTTTCACCGGATGCCTGGTCAATTATTGCCAGATGCAGCTGACTTCAACATTAGCGAGTCCCTATCTGACTTTGGTATCAGCGATTCTGAATTCAACTACTCTGAGGATCTGTGGCAAGAGGTTGACTACCTCGAGTTCCTCCCGGACCAGGATGACTCTGTTCTCCTTCCTGGTATTGAGGAGTTAGAGCCTCTTTCAGATTTCACAGACATCGGATGA